GAAGACTTCCGCGCGATCAATCCCAAAGGCTATGTTCCGGCCATCGTTCTGCAGGATGGCTCGCTGCTCACGGAAGCAGCGGCGCTCCTCCAGTATCTCGGCGACCAGCAGCCCAGCGCCGGGCTCGCACCTGCCAACGGCACCATGGAACGCTACCACCTGATCGAGTGGCTGACCTTCGTCAGCACGGAGCTTCACAAAGGCTTCGGTCCGCTCTGGAACCCCGCCACTCCGGATCAAGTGAAGGCTGCCACGAAGGAACGGCTCGCCACGCGCTTCGCCTATCTCGACGAGGTTCTGGCCAAGCAGCCGTTCCTGACGGGAGAGACTTTCACGATCGCGGATGCCTATCTCTTCACGGTCGTGAACTGGACGAATTTCCACGCCGTCGATATCTCGTCGTTCAAGCACCTGAGCGACTTCATGGCCCGCGTGGCAGCACGTCCCAAGGTTCGGGAAGCGCTCGCCGCCGAAGGCCTGCTGAAGCAGGCGGCGTAAGGTCTGATCCGCGCTGTCACGAAAAGGCCTCGGGGCGATCCGGGGCCTTCTTGTTTTGGGCAATGATGCAGGGCCGACGTCACATGACGAAGACATCATCCGCCTTGAGCAGCGTGCCCGCCTTCACCTGGGCGAACTTGATCGCCCCGTATTTCGTCTCCGAGCCGTCCGCGTCATAGGA
This window of the Microvirga sp. TS319 genome carries:
- the gstA gene encoding glutathione transferase GstA, with the protein product MKLYYAPGACSLAPHIVAREADLPVTLVKVDLSKHLTETGEDFRAINPKGYVPAIVLQDGSLLTEAAALLQYLGDQQPSAGLAPANGTMERYHLIEWLTFVSTELHKGFGPLWNPATPDQVKAATKERLATRFAYLDEVLAKQPFLTGETFTIADAYLFTVVNWTNFHAVDISSFKHLSDFMARVAARPKVREALAAEGLLKQAA